In the Helianthus annuus cultivar XRQ/B chromosome 11, HanXRQr2.0-SUNRISE, whole genome shotgun sequence genome, one interval contains:
- the LOC110887392 gene encoding uncharacterized protein LOC110887392, protein METNPPTSELMSPVRSFPNRFFCSDFQNDEEFNAPASAYTYMHVDCSRSSEAPVRSPDVLVSNNFMKNAVIDDQDMDIDEASQDSQMEAMTVAVSGSSHGPSMFAESPRGQLDGCTMDNGIPLYFHITHFITCIVMPFYCRFITFSVLWYRSFESILCF, encoded by the exons atggagacaaatccaccaaccTCTGAATTAATGTCGCCGGTCCGTAGTTTCCCAAACCGGTTCTTTTGCAGCGACTTCCAAAACGATGAAGAATTTAATGCTCCAG CATCTGCATACACTTATATGCATGTTGATTGTTCTCGGTCATCTGAAGCCCCTGTTAGATCCCCGGATGTTTTGGTATCCAACAATTTCATGAAAAACGCGGTTATTGATGACCAGGATATGGATATTGATGAAG CATCCCAAGATTCCCAGATGGAAGCCATGACTGTTGCTGTTTCTGGATCATCTCATGGTCCTTCTATGTTTGCTGAATCACCACGCGGCCAGTTAGACGGTTGTACAATGGACAATGGGATCCCACTTTATTTTCATATCACACATTTTATAACTTGTATTGTCATGCCATTTTATTGCAGATTCATAACTTTTTCCGTTTTATGGTACAGGTCCTTCGAATCCATACTTTGTTTTTGA